ATGCAATTGTTAGAAGGTAAAACAATCATCAGACACACTTACGAAAATACTGTAGCGACAGGCCTTTTTGACGAAGTAATAGTGGCTACTGACAGCGAGATCATTTTTAAAGAAATAACAGAAAACGGGGGTAAAGCAGTTATTACAAAAGGCAATCATGAGAGTGGTAGTGATAGGATTGCGGAAGTGGCAAAAGAAATGGATGTGGATATTATTATAAATGTACAAGGGGATACTCCTTTTGTAAACAAGGGAGCATTAGAAAAAATCATCAAAGTTTTTGAAGATGCAACTGTAAAGGTAGCGAGTTTGATGCAAATATTAGAAGAAGAGAAATACATCGAAGACAAGAATTATGTGAAAGTAGCTGTAGATAAATATATGAACTCATTGATGTTTAGTCGTTCTGTAATCCCATATCCTCGTAACAAAGAGATAGCCATTACTTATTATGAACATATTGGTGTTTATGCTTTTCGAAAAGATGCATTATTGAAATTTACGGAATGGGAGGTGACGCCGTTAGAAATTGCAGAGAAGATTGAATGCTTGCGTTATCTAGAAAATGGTATACCCTTAAGAATGATTGTTGTAAATGGTATAGGAGTAGAAATAGACACTCCTGAGGATTTGGAACGCGCTTCCAGGGCATTAAAGCTGTAAATTTAACATGATGCTCTTTAAACCTTTTTTTATAATATTAAGTCTTAAAAGCAAGATTAGGCACTGAATTTGCCTCTTACTATTAGATAAAATTAAATAAAAAGCCATGAAAAAATATTTTAAAATCATTACCCTCATCTTTGTGGTAGCAATATGCTCAACTAGCTGTACGCCAATGATGTATGCACAGTCAGACTATGGTAATAATGGGTATGATTACAATAATGGATACAATGATAATAATAATTATGACAATAATGATAATTATTATAATAATGACTATAACCAAGATGATGGTTATGCGCAACAACAAGGTGGGGGGCAGATTACCTTTAATGATTTTTATAGTCAATTGTCTCCTTATGGACGTTGGGTAAATGATCCCCAAAATGGTCGAGTATGGATAGCAAATGTTTCTAATTTTCAACCTTATTCAACCAATGGATATTGGACATATACGGACTATGGTTGGACTTGGGTTTCTAATTATAACTGGGGTTGGGCGCCGTTTCACTATGGACGTTGGGGATATAGTAATTATTATGGATGGTATTGGGTGCCGGGTTATACTTGGGGACCGGCTTGGGTAAGTTGGAGCACAGGGGCAGATGTTTATGGCTGGGCACCCCTTGGTCCAGGAATGAGTTTTGGTGTTAATATTTCAGTAAGCATGTTCCCTTCTAATTATTGGACGTTCATGCCAAGGAGATATATGGGTTATCGTAATATCAATAATTATTATTATGCTCGTTCGAGAAACGTAACGTATATTAGAAATACTACAATTATAAATAATTATGGTAATGCAAACAATCAACGTTATGCCCGTGGACCTCAGGTAAGAGATGTTGAAAGAAGTTCCGGACGAAGGATTCAGACTGTAAGAGTTGTTAATACCAGAGATGCTAGAACTACCGGTGTGAGAAATAATGAATTACATGTATATCGTCCAGCAGTAAGAGGCTCTTCAAGTAGATCTTCTGTAACTCCGAATAATAGAAGTAATAATTACACACCAAGCAGAAGCACAGCTCCAACAAGAACTGTGGTGCCAAATAATCAACAAAGAATAGAGCGTGCTGCTCCCCAAAGGTCTTCAATAGAACGTTCAGGAAACCCAGTTCAACGTTCTGCACCTGTAAGAACGCAGGAATCTCATCCAGCTATACAACGTTCTGCCCCTGTAAGATCTCAAGAGTCTTATCAAGAGACGCAACGTTCTGCACCTGTAAGAACGCAGGAATCTCATTCTCCTGTACAACGTTCTGCCCCTGCAAGAACATACTCACCCCCACCAACACGCCAAAGAGTATCACCTCCAGAAAGAGCCAGTAGAGGGAATACCAGAAGTGAAAGCCACCCGGTGGAACGTTCTAGAAGATAATGAAATGTATAATTGAAAATAAGAAGGGATTGTTATAAAATGACAATCCCTTTTATTTATAGAAAATGTCTCACTATGTGAACTTAATCCATTTTTTCTGGACGCATTTGAGGAAACAATAAAACATCTTGAATAGATTGTTGATTGGTTAAAAGCATCACTAATCTATCGATGCCAATGCCAATGCCACTTGTGGGAGGCATTCCATATTCTAAAGCTCGAAGAAAATCCTGGTCAATAAACATTGCTTCGTCATCACCACGCTCCATCAGCTTAGCTTGTTCTTCAAAACGTTCACGTTGGTCAATAGGGTCATTTAGCTCGCTGTAGGCATTGGCAATCTCTTTACCGTTTATCATTAATTCAAAACGTTCAACGAGACCTTCTTTTTCGCGATGTTTCTTGGTAAGTGGTGACATCTCAACAGGGTAATCTATTATGAAAGTCGGCTGAATATATTTTGATTCGGATGTTTCTCCAAAGATTTCGTCAATCAATTTGCCTTTACCAATATTGGGGGGTACATCAATCTTCAGTTGTTTGCATACTTCGCGTAAACCGGCTTCATCTTTCTCACTTACATCAATACCTGTATTCTCTTTGATAGCATTCAAAATAGAAATGCGTTTGAAGGGCGCTTTAAAACTTATCGTTTTCTCGCCCACTTGTAATTCTGTACTACCATGAACTGCCAAAGCTAACTTTTCAAAAAGTTGTTCTGTAGTTTCCATCATCCAGAAATAATCTTTGTAAGCTGTGTACCATTCTAACACCGTAAATTCGGGGTTATGCGTTCTGTCCATTCCTTCATTGCGAAAGTTGCGACTAAACTCATATACCCAGTCGAAACCACCTACAATCAAGCGTTTCAGGTAAAGTTCGTTGGCAATTCTTAAATAAAACGGAACGTCTAAAGCATTGTGATGTGTTGTAAAAGGTCTTGCTGCGGCTCCTCCGGGAATAGCTTGTAATACTGGGGTATCCACTTCTAAAGCACCATTTCCATTCAGAAATTCACGAATGGTATTGATGATCTTAGTACGCTTTACAAAAGTATCTTTTACGTCAGGATTAATAACTAAATCGGCATACCTCTGACGATAACGGAATTCAGGATCAGAAACGGCATCAAATACATGGCCTTCCTCATCGCGCTTTACAACGGGCAATGGTTTTAAAGATTTCGAAAGCAAGGTAAGTGTTTGTGTATGTATAGATGTTTCCCCGGTACGTGTAATAAATACAAAACCGGTAACACCGATAAAATCACCTAAATCCAGCCCTTTAACCACTAAGTTCCAAAAACTTTTATCTTCTTCAGGACATATTTCATCGCGTTTTACATACAGTTGTATAATGCCTTTGCTATCTTGAATTTTTATAAAGAAAACTTTGCCTTTATCATTAATACTCATCACGCGACCAGCTACGCATACATTTGCAAAATCCTCTTTCTTTTCTTCAGAAAAAGACTGTTTGATCTCGGTTGAGAAATTAGATACAGGATATAAAGCAGCAGGATATGCATCGATTCCGGCAGTTTGCAGAGATTTTAATTTCTCTCTTCTAATAATTTCTTGTTCAGATAAATTTTGACTCATAGGGCGCAAAGATAATAAGGATTTGTGATTTATGATTTGAGAATTACTTTTAAAGAAAAGCAATATTTGGAGCATAAAAAAGGGGGAATAAGACTAATCCCCCGTTTTCCTTATTTAATCCAAATTGAATGTTGTATATCCATTCAATAATTTAATGCAATAATTGTTTAGTTATATCTAGGTGCATGTGTTTGCCACAAATCCTTGAAAGTAACGACTATGCCCAGTTGAAAATAATTTTCTTTTATTAAGTTGTTTATTTGTGTGCCTCTTGTTCCAACCTGGAAGTTAAACATATAGCCTAAAGAGGAGCGCATCGCATTAACGCCTACGCCAAATGTGGCACCTTTATTAGTGATTTGCTGGCCACGAATATTTAAATATTCTTGTGTATAAAATCCACCTACCTGGAAAAAGTATTTCTCATAGTTATATAAACCATTGTTTATTACAACTGTTTTATTCTTGGCGAACTCTATACCTGCAGAATAATTATTACTATTTTGTAGCGAATAAGCTGCATTAGCAAGGTTGTTGTGGACATTATTCCAGCGTTGTGTTTTATAGTCTGCAGCAAAAGTAATTTTGTTGTCGAATTTTAGAGAGAGGCCGCCTCCATAAGTAACTGGGAGGGTGAAAGTTGAAGTATTGGTAATCGAATCTGCAAGTATAACAGTAGGAGCGGAAACACTTGGATCGCCTTGTGTAATGCCTACAGATCTTGAACCATTTAAATTGGTTTTATTAGATGCAATTGCTCCAAGCGAAAGTTGCCATTTGGCGTTGATTGGAATTTTGTATTGCAAGCCGCCTTCAAAATATAAATGTTTATAATTTTGTAAAACCTTGGTATTAAGTTGAGCACTTGTAATACTATTGGCAGAAATACTTTCATCTTGTTGTAGACTTCCAAACAAATAAGAAGATTTAATACCAAAAGAAAAATTTCTGCCAATCCTGAATCCATTGGAAACTGATACTTCATTAATACCACCGGAGCCTTCTGTATATGTCGGAACGAAAATATCTGAGCCTATTACATTTTTTTGACCATTGAATGAATAATTGCTGCTACTATATTGGGAAAGCCCAAAACTAAATCCCCAAAAAGGCTCTACTTTAATGCCCATTTCTACGCGCTGTACTTGTAATTCATTGGTAGTGGTGGGTTGTAAAATAGGTGTACCTAAATATTTAATACTGCTGAAATTACCCGCTAGTTCCAAATTAAAATAATGATCATTCAAAAAAGGTAATGAAGCAGGATTGGCTTCATACATATTATGCGCCGAAGAAAGACTAATGCCGCTATTTGCCATTCCTGAAGATCTATCGAAATAGTTATTTACAATATTTCCTATACCCAACATTGAATAAGGCGAAGTGTTGTTTTGTGCAACAGACGGTATTGCTTTTGATAAGCAAATAACCGCAATAGTAAAATACCTTATTTTTTTATAGATCATTCAGTTAATATTATTTTAGAGAAATGTAGTCGATCACCAACTGCATTTTAGCATTTGTTTTATTTGCATCACCCAGTATTAATCTATCAAATCCATTAAATAAATTTGAACTTAATGGGCTTAACAAAAGGCCTAATTTTCTTGCATTCGCCGTAGGGTCAGTAATGAGTGATTTGATAAAGGCAGTTATATCGTAACTATATTCTGTATTAATCCCATTCAAATAATCGATGACAAAATTTCCTGTTTGTGTAGCGCCTCCTGCATCTGTAATTGGATTCCCTATTGCATTGTTTAAATCTGTACCTGCAAGCTGCAGTTTTTGGGGAGGATAGAAAATGCCCTCAAAACTACCCTTAACAGGCTTTATATATAAAGTTGCTTTTGCAATTTTAATATAGTTTTTTGCTTGTATTAATGCTTGAATAGAAGGGAAAGTAATTTTGGCTATAGTACCTGTTATGGGTTGCATAAATGCACTACTATCAGTTTTCTCAGAAGGTATTTCATTGTTGATATATCCAATTCCGGCATTTTTCAACTGCCCTATACGATTAATAGATATATTAGAAAAATGTTTCGCATAATCATAGACACCAAATGTGGCAATCTTTTGTATGGCGTTCGGAGCGGCTGGCGTTTTGTAATACAATCTCATTTGTACACTATCGCTTATTGTTATGGCGAGTTTAGAATTGCTAGCCGCAGAAAGCTTAATTCCACTAAAATATTGAACAAACAAATCGTTGGATGTTATGCTTGCGTCTTTTACTTTAAGTCTATTTAGCAAGGCCCGTCCTAATGTATCCGCTAATCTTATAGAAATAGTATCGTTTGTCGAATTAATAAATCCAGGTTTTAGCAAATAAGATACTTGTCCTATAGAACCTGGTGCGCTTGCAAATGAGTCTATGTTATATAGATAAGCGCCATTATTATAAGGAACAATTTGTTCTGTGAGAGGATTTACTTGAATGTTGATAGGGCTTGTTGTGTCGCCATAATAATTACCCGTAAGTTTAATAAAAAGGGTAAGAGAGTCAAAACTTGCTGAATTGAATTCTGTAGAAGTAGCATCATATGCAGGCACTCCTAATTGAAAATATGCTGAAGCTTTAACATCCCCCAATGCTGAGTCATTATACTTCCCAATAAAGCTTAAGTTGCTCACAGATGTTGGAAAAGAATCTATATAGATAGTTGATAGCTTAGGTGTGAAACTATCTATTTCAATAATTTGCGAATAAGTATTATCTATAAATTGCTGCCCAAACTGAATATTTGTTTTTACACATGATCCAATAAATATAGTAATGCATAACAGTCCTGAAAAATACAGCAAAGCCCGTCTTTTATGATAATGCATACTTTATTTATAAAGGGATTTAAGAAGTTGCAATGATAAGTTGCTATGCTGTTACAAAGTTGTTAGTATGTATTAATGGGCATATTTAATAGACTATTTGGCAATAAATAACGATAAGATGAAATTTTTGGCGCAACAATTAAATGCATTATTTGATAAAAAAGATATAATTCTGTTTAATAATATTATATCTTCTTATTATTTTGCTTTATTCGCTGATGATATCTTTTATTGTAATATCGATTTGAGCAATGAAATCCCAACTTAAAAAGTCAAAACTATTACGGATAGCTATTCAAGTCTTGTTTTGGACAATGGTGTTTTTATTTCCATTGCACTTATATGATGTTCGAATAATGGATCCACAGTTTTATAAAAGAGAATTTATAAACGATTTATTTCTTTTGGCTCTTTTTTATTTTAATATCAACTACCTTATCCCCCGCTTTTTTATCCATAAAAAATTGTTGAAATATTTTCTATGTGTCTTTGCGGCTTTACTTGTTGTGACTAGTCAGCACATTGTAGTAGAAAAGATATATAATCATAAGTTTCTGCCACGAGGTATGGATGTCTCTTCTGCAAAGAGTTTGAAGAGTGAAGTATTGCTTCCTCCTCAACCAGAAAGGATAATGCGCCCAACCCTAAGACCTAGGAGTTGGAGACATAAAGATATTCGTGAGCCACTGATTTTGGGATTACCGGAATTCCTTTTTTTTATGATTATAAGAAAAGCCCTTACCATTTCTATTGTGCTTTTATTAATGGGTTCTTTTTATAAACTTTCTTTAGTCTGGTTTAATTCTGAAAGGGAAAAAGAAAGACTTCAAAAAGACAAATTAAATGCGGAATTGAAATTCTTGAAATCTCAAGTCAACCCACATTTTTTATTTAACTCGTTAAATAGCCTTTATGTATTGGCGCACAAAAAATCGGAAAAAACAGAAGAGAGCGTCTTGAAATTATCCCAGATAATGCGTTACATGCTTTATGATACAAATGTTGAATTTGTACCGCTTAGTAAAGAAATTGAATATTTACATAATTATATTGATTTGCAAAAACTCAGGTTGCCTGAATTTCTTGAGATTTCTTTCCTTGTAGAAGGTGTAACTGATAGTTTGAGAATTGAACCAATGCTATTGATTCCTTTTATTGAGAATGCTTTCAAACATGGAATTAGCTACAGTGAAAGTTGTAAAATAAATATCTTGATAAATATAAAAGGCAATCAACTAATTTTGGAAACAGAAAATAAAGTTTTTCAGCAAAAGACTGCAAACAATCAAGGAGGAATAGGTCTTGTAAATGTAAAAGAACGGCTTAATATGCTATATAATAATAAGCACGAACTTGCAATTTTAAAAGATGAAATAATTTTTAAAGTAAAGCTCCAGTTACAATTAAATAAAATATAAATGATAAACTGCATTATTGTTGATGATGAACCGTTAGCCATAGAATTGCTGAAGGATTTTGTTTCTAAAACTCAAGAGCTTTCATTAAAAGAAACATTTGTCAACTCTGTACAGGCGCTTTCTTATGTAAACAAAAATGATATTGATCTAGTTTTTTTGGATGTAGAAATGCCTGATTTAAATGGTATTGAGTTTTTAAAAAACCTGAAATCAAAACCAGATATTATTTTGACTACTGCTTTTCAAGAATTTGCCATTGAAGGATATAATTTTAGTGTCCTGGACTTTTTAATTAAACCTATTGCCTTCCCTCGTTTTCTGAGTGCAGCCAAAAAGGCCGAAGAACATTTTCTACTTAAAAATGCAGAAAACAACTTTTCAGCTCAGGATACTCAGCACCGTTTTCTCTTTATTAAAACGGAGTACAAATTGGTGAAAGTCAATTTTGATGATATACTTTATATAGAAGGATTAAAAGATTATTCTAAAATTTACACAAAAAATAATGCGAAACCTATCGTAACACTCCAAAACTTAAAATCATTTGAAGACAAGTTCACAACAAATGAATTTATAAGGGTTCATAGATCTTATATCGTTTCCCTTACAAAAATTGACATGATTGCCAGAAGTAGTATAATGATTGCCAATAAAGAAATACCTGTGAGTGATGCCTATAAAGGACAATTAAAAAACATTGTTAAGAAATATTCTTGATTTTTAACTTATTGTACTGTAGAAAGTTTCAATATTAAGTCTGAGAAGAATTTGCCAATTCAATAGCTGTAACATATTGGTAGATGAAATATGGCATTCTGTCAATAAAAAATAGCTTCAAATCAATTTTAACTAATAAAAGCAAGAAGCAACAGATACTTTCATTCCCAAAATTAAAACATACACATAAAAATGAATAAATTGAAATCATCTATTCTTTTGGTTAGTGCAAGTATTTTATTCTTAGCTGCCTGTACCAAATCTACTACTAGTGCGACTGATACCGAGGGTAACTGGGTAAAGGTTTCAACTTTAGACGGTAATGCGCGTTCTTTCGCTGTCGCTTTTACAATTGGTAATTTTGGGTATGTAGGTACAGGATTAGATGGCAACAATAAATTGCTGAGCGATTTTTGGAAATATGACCCTACTAATAATTCCTGGACCCAAGTAGCATCAATGCCGAGTGGTAGGGAAGCTGCTGTTGGAATGGCAATTGATGGGAATGGTTATGTGGGTACGGGTACAGATAGTTATGGTAATTATTATAATGATTTCTATCAATACAACCCTACAACTGATACTTGGACTAAAAAGGCTAACTTCCCCGGAGCAGCCCGTTCAAGAGCTACTGCTTTTGCAATCGGTGATAATGGTTATATTACTTGTGGCTGGGATGGTAATTATTATAAAGATATGTATGCATACAACGCAACTAATGATACTTGGCAGCAAGAAATAAGTTTAAGTGGGGATAAGCGATTTGGTGCCATGTCATTTGTCTATAACAATATGGGCTATGTTGTTGGTGGAACTAATAGTGGCGGACAAGCATCGGTAGATTTTTGGCGCTACAATCCTGCTACTTCTAATTGGACAAGACTAAGAGATATTAGCAATACAACAGATTCTAGTTTTGATGATAATTACACAAATATTGCACGTACCAACGGTGTCGCATTTGTAATTGGCAATCAAGCTTTTGTGGCAACAGGGCAATCTGTAGATGCAGGTTCTTTTTTAACATCTACCTGGAGCTATGATTTTGCCACTGATTTATGGGAAGCTAGGACTCCTTATGAAAGTACTCGTTCACCAAGAAAAGGCGCTGTCGCATTTACAGTAAATGGAAGAGCATTCATAGGCACCGGGATTAACACCACATCTCCTTACGATAATTTTGATGAATTTATCCCATCGGAAACCTATAATGCAAATGATTAATTTTAGATTCGCGCTTATTATTGTAATAGCGAGTGCATTATTTTCATTCTCTTGTTCTTCTCCTCATAGCAATAGGTCGAAAGGTTGGGTACAATTAAAATTAGAACCTTTACAAACAAATACTGGCTGGGGATATGAGGTTTTTGCAGGAGAAAAGCTTTATATAAAACAAGATAAAATACCTGTTTTGGAAGGAAATCAAGGGTTTAAAACCAGGGAGCAAGCGTTACATGCAGGACAGATAGTAATTAATAAATTGAAGAAAGGCCAAGCCCCGGCATTAGACTCTAATGATTTAAAGAAAGTAGGCGTACAATTTTAGTGATACATTCTTTTTCTTCAAATTAGTTGTAAATTATAAAAAGGATTAGCTCAAAAAAATAGAGCTAATCCTTTTTATTTATATCAATTGAAGAGCGCAGCCCCTTTTTGTCTATTTTTATTCAAAATTTATGAAATGATTTTAGGTAATGGACTTATTGGCACCGCATTGCAAGCAGTTGATAATGATACTGTTTTATATTGTGCATCTGGGGTCTCTAATTTATTTGGACATATTGAAAGTCAATGTTTGCGAGAAGAGGATTTATTGCGAGAAAAAATACTATTACATCCTCAAAAAGTGATTGTTTATTTTAGCTCTTATAGTATCAATGACGAAGATGATGAGAAGAATACGCCTTATTTATTGCATAAGAAAAGAATGGAAAATATAGTCGTATCATTAGCTCCAAAATACTTGATAGCACGGACTTCCAATGTGGTTGGTAAGAACGGACAATCAGGTAATCTTACAAATTTTATATTTAATCATCTACAAAATAATACTCCTTTTGAAGTCTGGAAAAATACCAATCGAAATTTAATCGATGTTCAGCATCTAGCAGCAATGGCGAACTATTATGTGAAATATGGTGAATTGAACAAAACTATTTATTTGATTAATCCAAAGGATGTAATGATAGTAGAAATCGTGAAATGTTTTGAAAAGAAAATGAATCAAAGAGCCAAATATACTCTAGTTGACAAGGGTACTTATTATCATTCGGATAAAACGATTGCTAATAAAATCTTTGATGCACTTCAAATACCGAAGGAAGAATATGTAGAAATGTTGATAGAAAAATATTTTATCTGAAGAGTATAGACAGTCAAATATTTAAAGTAATTCAAGATATTAAGACATCGTTAAAGTAATGAATAAAATGCGCAAAAATATTTATATTTGAAAGAGCCCATTTTCTTTTAAGAAATTATTTTAATCTAAATTAGATAGAATGAAAAATGATAAATCACTTAAAGTAGCAAGTCCTGAAAAATTGAAATCTGCAAAAGTTGCCGCTGGTTTAGATATCGGTATCTCTGCCAAGAACGCGCAAGCAGTAGCTAATAAACTACAACAATTATTGTCTGATGAACAAATACTGTACGCTAAAACACGTAATTATCATTGGAATATTGAAGGCCCCAACTTTATGGAAATGCATAAATTTTATGAAGGACTATATGGAGAACTTGCAGAAGTAATTGATCAAATCGCTGAGCGAATTAGGAAAATCGGCCATTATGCGCAGGGGCGTTTGGAGGATTTCCTGAAACAGACAAATTTATTGGAAGGTGAATATACCAATGATCAAAACACCCAATTGCGTAATTTATTATCGGACCATGAAGTGATTATACGTAATTTGCGTAATGATATTAAGGACTTTGAAGATAAATATAAAGATGTTGGAACTACTGATTTTGTTACAGGTTTGTTGCAAGAGCATGAGCAATGGGCTTGGTTTCTCCGAAGTTATATTACAAAATAAGAATTGTTTATAAGGCAAGTACAAATGCCGGTTCTATAACCGGCATTTGTACTTATTGATAGACTAAGATATTCCTGAAAATCTGTAATATTTATCCCCTTTGAACTTCGGACTGTAGATAAAAGCATAGTCGCCTGGCTATAAGTACTTTTTGTGCCATAGTAGGGTATACTGGTTTTATAATCCATGACCAGTCTACTTCTTTCATGAAATTTATTGGATGCGCATTTT
The Arachidicoccus soli DNA segment above includes these coding regions:
- the kdsB gene encoding 3-deoxy-manno-octulosonate cytidylyltransferase encodes the protein MKIVAIIPARYAATRFPAKLMQLLEGKTIIRHTYENTVATGLFDEVIVATDSEIIFKEITENGGKAVITKGNHESGSDRIAEVAKEMDVDIIINVQGDTPFVNKGALEKIIKVFEDATVKVASLMQILEEEKYIEDKNYVKVAVDKYMNSLMFSRSVIPYPRNKEIAITYYEHIGVYAFRKDALLKFTEWEVTPLEIAEKIECLRYLENGIPLRMIVVNGIGVEIDTPEDLERASRALKL
- a CDS encoding DUF6600 domain-containing protein; translation: MKKYFKIITLIFVVAICSTSCTPMMYAQSDYGNNGYDYNNGYNDNNNYDNNDNYYNNDYNQDDGYAQQQGGGQITFNDFYSQLSPYGRWVNDPQNGRVWIANVSNFQPYSTNGYWTYTDYGWTWVSNYNWGWAPFHYGRWGYSNYYGWYWVPGYTWGPAWVSWSTGADVYGWAPLGPGMSFGVNISVSMFPSNYWTFMPRRYMGYRNINNYYYARSRNVTYIRNTTIINNYGNANNQRYARGPQVRDVERSSGRRIQTVRVVNTRDARTTGVRNNELHVYRPAVRGSSSRSSVTPNNRSNNYTPSRSTAPTRTVVPNNQQRIERAAPQRSSIERSGNPVQRSAPVRTQESHPAIQRSAPVRSQESYQETQRSAPVRTQESHSPVQRSAPARTYSPPPTRQRVSPPERASRGNTRSESHPVERSRR
- the lysS gene encoding lysine--tRNA ligase; this translates as MSQNLSEQEIIRREKLKSLQTAGIDAYPAALYPVSNFSTEIKQSFSEEKKEDFANVCVAGRVMSINDKGKVFFIKIQDSKGIIQLYVKRDEICPEEDKSFWNLVVKGLDLGDFIGVTGFVFITRTGETSIHTQTLTLLSKSLKPLPVVKRDEEGHVFDAVSDPEFRYRQRYADLVINPDVKDTFVKRTKIINTIREFLNGNGALEVDTPVLQAIPGGAAARPFTTHHNALDVPFYLRIANELYLKRLIVGGFDWVYEFSRNFRNEGMDRTHNPEFTVLEWYTAYKDYFWMMETTEQLFEKLALAVHGSTELQVGEKTISFKAPFKRISILNAIKENTGIDVSEKDEAGLREVCKQLKIDVPPNIGKGKLIDEIFGETSESKYIQPTFIIDYPVEMSPLTKKHREKEGLVERFELMINGKEIANAYSELNDPIDQRERFEEQAKLMERGDDEAMFIDQDFLRALEYGMPPTSGIGIGIDRLVMLLTNQQSIQDVLLFPQMRPEKMD
- a CDS encoding DUF4270 family protein, with product MHYHKRRALLYFSGLLCITIFIGSCVKTNIQFGQQFIDNTYSQIIEIDSFTPKLSTIYIDSFPTSVSNLSFIGKYNDSALGDVKASAYFQLGVPAYDATSTEFNSASFDSLTLFIKLTGNYYGDTTSPINIQVNPLTEQIVPYNNGAYLYNIDSFASAPGSIGQVSYLLKPGFINSTNDTISIRLADTLGRALLNRLKVKDASITSNDLFVQYFSGIKLSAASNSKLAITISDSVQMRLYYKTPAAPNAIQKIATFGVYDYAKHFSNISINRIGQLKNAGIGYINNEIPSEKTDSSAFMQPITGTIAKITFPSIQALIQAKNYIKIAKATLYIKPVKGSFEGIFYPPQKLQLAGTDLNNAIGNPITDAGGATQTGNFVIDYLNGINTEYSYDITAFIKSLITDPTANARKLGLLLSPLSSNLFNGFDRLILGDANKTNAKMQLVIDYISLK
- a CDS encoding sensor histidine kinase, producing the protein MLKYFLCVFAALLVVTSQHIVVEKIYNHKFLPRGMDVSSAKSLKSEVLLPPQPERIMRPTLRPRSWRHKDIREPLILGLPEFLFFMIIRKALTISIVLLLMGSFYKLSLVWFNSEREKERLQKDKLNAELKFLKSQVNPHFLFNSLNSLYVLAHKKSEKTEESVLKLSQIMRYMLYDTNVEFVPLSKEIEYLHNYIDLQKLRLPEFLEISFLVEGVTDSLRIEPMLLIPFIENAFKHGISYSESCKINILINIKGNQLILETENKVFQQKTANNQGGIGLVNVKERLNMLYNNKHELAILKDEIIFKVKLQLQLNKI
- a CDS encoding LytR/AlgR family response regulator transcription factor, with amino-acid sequence MINCIIVDDEPLAIELLKDFVSKTQELSLKETFVNSVQALSYVNKNDIDLVFLDVEMPDLNGIEFLKNLKSKPDIILTTAFQEFAIEGYNFSVLDFLIKPIAFPRFLSAAKKAEEHFLLKNAENNFSAQDTQHRFLFIKTEYKLVKVNFDDILYIEGLKDYSKIYTKNNAKPIVTLQNLKSFEDKFTTNEFIRVHRSYIVSLTKIDMIARSSIMIANKEIPVSDAYKGQLKNIVKKYS
- a CDS encoding Kelch repeat-containing protein, which codes for MNKLKSSILLVSASILFLAACTKSTTSATDTEGNWVKVSTLDGNARSFAVAFTIGNFGYVGTGLDGNNKLLSDFWKYDPTNNSWTQVASMPSGREAAVGMAIDGNGYVGTGTDSYGNYYNDFYQYNPTTDTWTKKANFPGAARSRATAFAIGDNGYITCGWDGNYYKDMYAYNATNDTWQQEISLSGDKRFGAMSFVYNNMGYVVGGTNSGGQASVDFWRYNPATSNWTRLRDISNTTDSSFDDNYTNIARTNGVAFVIGNQAFVATGQSVDAGSFLTSTWSYDFATDLWEARTPYESTRSPRKGAVAFTVNGRAFIGTGINTTSPYDNFDEFIPSETYNAND
- a CDS encoding DUF4907 domain-containing protein yields the protein MINFRFALIIVIASALFSFSCSSPHSNRSKGWVQLKLEPLQTNTGWGYEVFAGEKLYIKQDKIPVLEGNQGFKTREQALHAGQIVINKLKKGQAPALDSNDLKKVGVQF
- a CDS encoding Rossmann-fold NAD(P)-binding domain-containing protein, whose protein sequence is MILGNGLIGTALQAVDNDTVLYCASGVSNLFGHIESQCLREEDLLREKILLHPQKVIVYFSSYSINDEDDEKNTPYLLHKKRMENIVVSLAPKYLIARTSNVVGKNGQSGNLTNFIFNHLQNNTPFEVWKNTNRNLIDVQHLAAMANYYVKYGELNKTIYLINPKDVMIVEIVKCFEKKMNQRAKYTLVDKGTYYHSDKTIANKIFDALQIPKEEYVEMLIEKYFI
- a CDS encoding Dps family protein; translated protein: MKNDKSLKVASPEKLKSAKVAAGLDIGISAKNAQAVANKLQQLLSDEQILYAKTRNYHWNIEGPNFMEMHKFYEGLYGELAEVIDQIAERIRKIGHYAQGRLEDFLKQTNLLEGEYTNDQNTQLRNLLSDHEVIIRNLRNDIKDFEDKYKDVGTTDFVTGLLQEHEQWAWFLRSYITK